Proteins encoded by one window of Orbaceae bacterium BiB:
- the rng gene encoding ribonuclease G yields the protein MAVELLMNVTPSETRVAYIEDGILQEIHVDRESKRGIVGNIYKGKIIRILPGMQAAFVDIGLEKAAFLHASDIMPYTECVSDREQEKFQVKEISELVRQGQDLMVQVVKDPIGTKGARLTTDITLPSRYLVFMPGPNSSHVATSQRIESEDERERLKNIIEKYITDDGGFIVRTAAEGAHQHELEQDVAFLSRLWKKIQERMSRPGSKHLLYGELDLSQRILRDFVGDPIERILVDSKLTFDLLTEFTLEFMPEVTNKLAHYKANIPIFDLYDIENEIQRALERKVKLKSGGYLIIDQTEAMTTIDINTGAFVGHRNLEETIFNTNIEATIAIARQLRLRNLGGIIIIDFIDMQEDLHRERVLQSLQDSLSKDRAKTTVNAFSPLGLVEMTRKRTRESIEHILCEECSSCHGRGMVKSVETVCNEILREIVRVHKAHRSEYFLVYASTAVAQALTADESHALAEVELFVGKRVEVKLEPQYIQEQYDVVLM from the coding sequence ATGGCTGTCGAATTGCTAATGAATGTAACCCCATCGGAAACACGGGTTGCCTATATTGAAGATGGAATTCTGCAAGAAATTCATGTCGATCGAGAATCAAAACGCGGCATTGTTGGCAATATTTACAAAGGAAAAATAATTCGTATTTTACCCGGCATGCAAGCTGCATTTGTAGATATTGGCTTGGAAAAAGCTGCTTTTTTACACGCATCGGATATTATGCCTTATACTGAATGTGTTTCTGATAGAGAGCAAGAAAAGTTTCAAGTTAAAGAGATATCGGAACTTGTTAGACAAGGACAGGATCTCATGGTTCAAGTCGTTAAAGACCCAATCGGTACCAAAGGAGCAAGACTAACCACTGATATTACGCTACCTTCTCGCTATCTTGTCTTTATGCCTGGACCTAACTCTTCACATGTGGCAACCTCCCAACGTATTGAAAGTGAAGATGAACGAGAACGCTTAAAGAATATTATAGAAAAATATATTACAGATGACGGTGGTTTTATTGTCAGGACAGCTGCAGAGGGAGCACACCAACACGAACTAGAACAAGATGTTGCCTTTTTAAGTCGTCTTTGGAAAAAAATTCAAGAAAGAATGTCAAGACCAGGTAGTAAACACTTATTGTATGGTGAGCTTGACCTATCTCAGCGAATTTTAAGAGATTTCGTCGGCGACCCAATCGAAAGAATATTGGTGGACTCTAAATTAACTTTCGATCTGTTAACAGAGTTTACATTAGAGTTCATGCCTGAAGTTACCAACAAGCTTGCTCACTATAAAGCCAATATTCCTATTTTCGATCTGTATGATATTGAGAATGAGATTCAGCGGGCGCTTGAACGTAAAGTTAAATTAAAATCAGGTGGCTATCTAATTATTGATCAAACCGAAGCAATGACAACCATCGATATTAATACTGGTGCTTTTGTTGGTCACCGAAACCTTGAAGAAACTATTTTTAATACCAATATTGAAGCAACAATTGCGATAGCTAGGCAGTTACGATTACGTAACTTAGGTGGTATTATCATTATTGATTTTATAGATATGCAAGAAGATCTGCATCGAGAAAGAGTGTTGCAATCTTTACAAGACTCCTTAAGTAAGGATCGAGCCAAAACAACAGTAAATGCCTTTTCACCATTAGGCTTAGTCGAGATGACGCGTAAACGAACTAGAGAAAGTATTGAACATATTTTATGTGAAGAGTGTAGCTCATGTCATGGACGAGGTATGGTTAAATCAGTTGAAACTGTTTGTAATGAAATTTTACGTGAAATTGTTCGCGTGCATAAGGCTCATCGCAGTGAATACTTCTTAGTTTATGCATCAACTGCAGTTGCACAAGCATTAACAGCAGATGAGTCTCATGCTTTAGCTGAAGTAGAATTATTTGTGGGCAAGCGAGTCGAAGTCAAGCTAGAGCCTCAATATATTCAAGAACAGTATGATGTCGTATTAATGTAA